The bacterium BMS3Abin11 genome contains the following window.
TCCGAGTAAACTGTATGCGAACCCGAAAAGCTGGAAACCGCTGGCAAAGATTCTTGGTATCAGCTACAGCGAGCTGAAAGCAAAAATAAAACGCAACCGTAAACGGCGTTTTATTTACCTGAACCGGCAGGTATTACCGGATACAGCAGAACGTGCTATGGCACTGGATATTGAAGGTGTTTTTCTGCGTCGTGAATACAAGCGTTATTATCCTCTCGGTGCAGTAACCGGGCACCTGGTTGGCTTTACCAATGTTGATGGCAGGGGACTAGAAGGCATAGAGCTGGCTTATAACGAAAGTTTACGTGGCCATCAGGGTAAAGATCAGGTCATTCGTGATGCATCTGGCCATATCATTGAGCATGTTAGTAACATTGAAAGGGCAGCAGATGGTGAGGATCTGGTGCTGAGCATAGATAGTCGGATTCAATATCTGGCCTATAGAGCGCTGAAAAAGGCGGTAGTGGAGAATAAAGCGACTAGTGCAAGTGCTGTTGTGGTGGATGTCAGGAGTGGTGAGATTCTGGCGATGGTGAATGAGCCGGGCTATAACCCCAATAATCGCCGACAGCTGCGCAGTAGTCGATTCCGTAATCGTGCAGTGACAGACAGCTTTGAACCGGGCTCAACGGTTAAGCCACTGACGGTGGTGGCAGCGCTGGAAAATCACTATGTAACGCCGCAAACCATTATTGAAACCGATGGTGGCACGATGAAGCTGGCAAGATTCACAATCAGAGACACACATGACTATGGAAATCTCAGTGTGTCAGATGCGATTATGAAATCCAGCAATGTGGCTGCAGCTAAAATGGCGCTGAAGCTTAAAAACAGAGAGCTATGGTCTGTCCTGAATAGAGTGGGTTTTGGTCAGCAGCCCGGTTCGGGACTGCCCGGTGAAGCTAAGGGTGCTTTCCAGAATTATTCAGACTGGCGTGATATTCGTCGTGCCACGATAGGTTACGGTTATGGACTGTCCGTTACCCCGCTGCAGTTGACCCAGGCTTATGCCACGTTGGCGAATGACGGTAGACGCGTACCACTGAGCATTCTTCGTCGTAGCGATGCCCCGGCG
Protein-coding sequences here:
- the ftsI gene encoding peptidoglycan synthase FtsI precursor; protein product: MRRAVSKKRKQPLTSSVRHWLVLAVIGSLFAVMAGRALFLQFFNADFLKQRGNAQALKVIDVSAVRGMILDRNGQPLAVSTPVDAVSADPSKLYANPKSWKPLAKILGISYSELKAKIKRNRKRRFIYLNRQVLPDTAERAMALDIEGVFLRREYKRYYPLGAVTGHLVGFTNVDGRGLEGIELAYNESLRGHQGKDQVIRDASGHIIEHVSNIERAADGEDLVLSIDSRIQYLAYRALKKAVVENKATSASAVVVDVRSGEILAMVNEPGYNPNNRRQLRSSRFRNRAVTDSFEPGSTVKPLTVVAALENHYVTPQTIIETDGGTMKLARFTIRDTHDYGNLSVSDAIMKSSNVAAAKMALKLKNRELWSVLNRVGFGQQPGSGLPGEAKGAFQNYSDWRDIRRATIGYGYGLSVTPLQLTQAYATLANDGRRVPLSILRRSDAPAGKQVISTTVAKQVRSMLELAVSDEGTGKNARIPMYHVAGKTGTSRKAEGKGYSKRYNAIFAGMAPATRPRLAMVVVVNEPSSGKYYGGTVAAPVFASVMTGALRLLDVAPDDVSEDRLLIATGRNETGQERDR